In Paroedura picta isolate Pp20150507F chromosome 1, Ppicta_v3.0, whole genome shotgun sequence, the following are encoded in one genomic region:
- the SIX3 gene encoding homeobox protein SIX3, giving the protein MVFRSPLELYPTHFFLPNFPSDPHHHHRSLLLASGGSSAGAGGGGGGSGGSGGGGGGGSSAATGCSAGSAGGGGGGASRGAPEELSMFQLPTLNFSPEQVASVCETLEETGDIERLGRFLWSLPVAPGACEAINKHESILRARAVVAFHTGNFRDLYHILENHKFTKESHGKLQAMWLEAHYQEAEKLRGRPLGPVDKYRVRKKFPLPRTIWDGEQKTHCFKERTRSLLREWYLQDPYPNPSKKRELAQATGLTPTQVGNWFKNRRQRDRAAAAKNRLQHQAIGQSGMRSLSEPGCPTHSSAESPSTAASPTTSVSSLTERAETGTSILSVTSSDSECDV; this is encoded by the exons ATGGTGTTCCGGTCCCCGCTAGAGCTTTATCCCACCCATTTCTTCCTGCCAAACTTCCCCAGTGACCCGCACCACCACCACCGCTCGCTGCTCCTGGCCAGCGGGGGCAGCAGCGCCGGAGctggaggtggcggcggcggcagcgggggcagcggcggcggcggcggcgggggcagcAGTGCCGCCACTGGGTGCAGCGCCGGATCGGCCgggggtggcggtggcggcgccTCACGAGGGGCCCCGGAAGAGCTGTCCATGTTCCAGCTGCCCACCCTCAACTTCTCGCCGGAGCAGGTGGCCAGCGTCTGCGAGACGCTGGAAGAGACGGGCGACATCGAGCGGCTGGGCCGGTTCTTGTGGTCGCTGCCGGTGGCCCCCGGGGCGTGCGAGGCCATCAACAAGCACGAGTCCATCCTGCGTGCCCGGGCGGTGGTGGCCTTCCACACGGGCAACTTCCGTGACCTTTACCACATCCTGGAGAACCACAAGTTCACCAAGGAGTCGCACGGCAAGCTGCAGGCCATGTGGCTAGAGGCGCACTACCAGGAAGCCGAGAAGCTGCGCGGACGCCCCTTGGGGCCGGTCGACAAGTACCGCGTCCGCAAGAAGTTTCCCCTGCCGCGGACCATCTGGGACGGCGAGCAGAAGACGCACTGCTTCAAGGAGCGGACTCGCAGCCTCCTGCGGGAGTGGTACCTCCAGGACCCCTACCCCAACCCCAGCAAGAAAAGGGAACTGGCCCAGGCCACCGGGCTCACCCCCACGCAAGTGGGAAACTGGTTCAAGAACCGGCGGCAGCGGGAtcgggcagcggcggccaagaaCAG GCTCCAGCACCAGGCCATCGGACAGAGCGGCATGCGGTCCTTGTCGGAGCCCGGCTGCCCGACCCACAGCTCGGCCGAATCTCCGTCCACGGCGGCCAGCCCCACCACCAGCGTCTCCAGCCTGACGGAAAGGGCTGAGACGGGCACGTCCATCCTCTCGGTCACCTCCAGCGACTCAGAATGTGATGTATGA